One genomic segment of Hydrocarboniclastica marina includes these proteins:
- the thiL gene encoding thiamine-phosphate kinase, with protein MDEFESIRRYWLPLGEPPCDGLVRGIGDDCSELSIPPGQNLLQSIDTLVSGTHFPADIHPVDLGWRAMAVSASDLAACGAKPWNVLLALTLPTPDQSWLAGFARGLGESSRLYGLPVVGGDTTRGPLTITLQVQGLCPPGQSLTRSGARPGDLICVSGTLGDAGEALRWLGSPGSSAAAVSAVCQRFLRPTPRLSLGMALRQKATACIDVSDGLLADLGHILAASQVGANLDLAALPLSQPLKTLAGTRALELGLTAGDDYELCFTWPERAGNPDQLCRDGIPISVIGVIESQPGVRFSNPPDGWEAPKNLGYQHFTA; from the coding sequence GTGGATGAGTTCGAGAGTATCCGGCGCTACTGGCTGCCCCTTGGAGAGCCGCCCTGTGACGGGCTCGTCCGGGGTATTGGCGACGATTGTTCGGAGCTCTCCATTCCGCCAGGCCAGAATCTGCTGCAGTCCATCGATACGCTGGTCAGCGGCACTCACTTCCCTGCTGATATCCATCCCGTCGATCTGGGCTGGCGCGCCATGGCGGTTAGCGCCAGCGATCTCGCGGCGTGCGGGGCAAAACCGTGGAATGTTTTGCTGGCGCTGACCCTGCCCACGCCCGACCAGAGTTGGTTGGCTGGCTTCGCCAGAGGGCTGGGCGAGAGCAGTCGGCTTTACGGGCTGCCAGTAGTCGGCGGAGATACCACCCGTGGTCCGTTAACGATCACCCTGCAAGTACAGGGCCTGTGCCCGCCCGGGCAGTCTTTGACGCGGAGCGGCGCCCGGCCGGGGGACCTGATCTGTGTCAGCGGTACGCTGGGTGATGCGGGGGAAGCCCTGCGCTGGCTCGGAAGCCCTGGTTCATCCGCAGCAGCAGTCAGTGCCGTATGCCAGCGCTTCCTGCGGCCGACGCCCCGCCTGTCGCTGGGTATGGCGCTACGCCAGAAAGCTACTGCCTGTATCGATGTCTCGGACGGATTGCTGGCCGATCTCGGCCATATTCTTGCTGCCTCACAGGTAGGCGCCAATCTCGACCTTGCAGCTTTACCCCTTTCGCAGCCATTGAAAACACTGGCGGGCACGCGGGCTCTGGAGCTCGGTCTTACTGCCGGGGATGATTACGAACTTTGTTTTACCTGGCCTGAGCGGGCGGGAAATCCTGATCAGCTATGCCGCGATGGCATCCCGATCAGTGTAATCGGTGTTATAGAGTCGCAGCCGGGCGTTCGCTTCAGCAATCCGCCGGACGGCTGGGAAGCCCCGAAAAATCTGGGCTATCAGCACTTCACGGCCTAA
- a CDS encoding DUF2057 family protein translates to MSALALVVGCSSTGARLKAYEGAALPDAETATLKAPAAIKVIRVNDEKMSAFLLKDMALQFSLKPGANDVVFQYRTIWAKNDVRRDGDSAVNVVESKPMIASFDAKAGETYTFEFEQAGDVREAQQIAEAFSAEIVNGARTVAIATSADTPAATADSQSAISGQSPGAMDTGDAAASVPDGLSTLEALNLLWKRASREEKEAFLQQAFD, encoded by the coding sequence GTGTCGGCATTGGCTCTGGTCGTAGGCTGTTCGTCCACAGGGGCGCGGCTAAAGGCATACGAAGGCGCTGCGCTGCCTGATGCGGAAACGGCCACGCTCAAGGCGCCAGCGGCTATCAAAGTGATTCGTGTAAATGACGAGAAAATGTCTGCTTTTCTGCTTAAAGACATGGCGTTGCAGTTCAGCCTGAAGCCGGGTGCCAATGATGTGGTTTTCCAGTATCGCACTATCTGGGCCAAAAACGATGTCCGCCGCGATGGGGATTCGGCAGTGAATGTTGTGGAGTCGAAGCCCATGATTGCAAGTTTCGACGCGAAGGCCGGCGAGACCTACACGTTTGAGTTTGAGCAGGCCGGAGATGTCAGGGAAGCCCAGCAGATTGCTGAAGCGTTTTCTGCCGAGATCGTGAACGGGGCGCGAACAGTGGCGATTGCAACTTCCGCCGACACGCCTGCCGCGACGGCTGATTCTCAGTCAGCCATTTCCGGGCAGTCGCCCGGGGCGATGGACACGGGTGACGCAGCGGCGTCGGTGCCAGACGGCCTGTCAACGCTCGAAGCATTAAACCTGCTCTGGAAGCGGGCCAGCCGTGAAGAAAAAGAAGCATTTCTCCAGCAGGCTTTTGACTAG
- a CDS encoding DUF6316 family protein, with protein MTSHQGKTAQDSSLGFSETAPMEQYKRMGEDGSVPFRSSRFFCVGNRWYFTTREGFDSGPYATRDRAHIGLKRFLHVVKLLPDEEALH; from the coding sequence ATGACAAGCCATCAAGGAAAAACGGCTCAGGACTCCAGCCTCGGTTTCAGTGAGACCGCACCCATGGAGCAGTACAAACGTATGGGCGAAGATGGGTCCGTCCCCTTTCGGAGCAGCCGGTTCTTCTGTGTAGGCAATCGCTGGTATTTCACGACCCGCGAAGGGTTCGACAGCGGTCCCTATGCAACTCGTGATCGCGCCCATATTGGCCTGAAACGCTTCCTGCACGTGGTCAAACTTCTACCTGACGAAGAAGCCTTGCACTGA
- the nusB gene encoding transcription antitermination factor NusB, which yields MEPVDTRPDPQPAAPKPGERRRARVLALQALYQRELSRSSVTDIEAEFIVDNDMSKVDSLYFRDLLRGVDRHQQALDRNFEPFLDRPLVEVDPIERCILRLSTYELAHRIDVPYRVVINESIELAKRFGGTEGHKYVNSVVDKLARRLRSAEVSHRQ from the coding sequence ATGGAACCAGTTGATACCCGACCTGATCCCCAGCCGGCGGCCCCGAAGCCCGGGGAGCGACGTCGTGCTCGTGTGCTGGCGTTGCAGGCTCTGTACCAGCGTGAGCTGTCCCGGAGTTCAGTGACGGATATAGAAGCTGAGTTCATCGTCGACAACGACATGAGCAAGGTCGACTCCCTCTATTTTCGCGACCTGCTGCGTGGTGTCGACAGGCATCAGCAAGCGCTGGACCGTAATTTTGAGCCTTTCCTCGACCGTCCGCTGGTCGAAGTGGACCCTATCGAACGCTGTATTCTGCGTTTAAGTACTTATGAGCTGGCTCATCGGATCGATGTGCCCTATCGCGTAGTCATTAATGAGTCGATCGAACTGGCCAAACGCTTTGGCGGTACTGAAGGCCACAAGTACGTGAATAGTGTGGTCGACAAGCTGGCGCGCAGGCTGCGTAGTGCAGAAGTCAGCCATCGCCAATAG